A DNA window from Oncorhynchus keta strain PuntledgeMale-10-30-2019 unplaced genomic scaffold, Oket_V2 Un_contig_20651_pilon_pilon, whole genome shotgun sequence contains the following coding sequences:
- the LOC127920807 gene encoding uncharacterized protein LOC127920807 isoform X3: protein MSWFVQCDRVEACWFSTTMSWFVQCDRVEVCWFSTTMSWFVQCDRVEVCWFSVTGSRPAGSVPLRLGSFSVTGSRSAGSVPLCLGSFSVTGSRSAGSVPLCLGSFSVTGSRSAGSVPLCLGSFSVTGSRSAGSVPLCLGSFSVTGSRSAGSVPLCLGSFSVTGSRSAGSVPLCLGSFSVTGSRSAGSVPLCLGSFSVTGSRPAGSVPLCLGSFSVTGSRSAGSVPLCLGSFSVTGSRSAGSVPLCLGSFSVTGSRSAGSVPLCLGSFSVTGSRSAGSVPLCLGSFSVTGSRSAGSVPLCLGSFSVTGSRSAGSVPLCLGSFSVTGSRSAGSVPLCLGSFSVTGSRSAGSVPLCLGSFSVTGSRSAGSVPLCLGSFSVTGSRSAGSVPLCLGSFSVTGSRPAGSVPLCLGSFSVTGSRPAGSVPLCAVVGSDKVLSVSDVLGLYHVVWLVLRDGAGD, encoded by the exons atGTCTTGgttcgttcagtgtgacagggtcgaggcctgctggttcagtaccactatGTCTTGgttcgttcagtgtgacagggtcgaggtctgctggttcagtaccactatGTCTTGgttcgttcagtgtgacagggtcgaggtctgctggttcagtgtgacagggtcgaggcctgctggttcagtaccactacgtcttggctcgttcagtgtgacagggtcgaggtctgctggttcagtaccactatGTCTTGgttcgttcagtgtgacagggtcgaggtctgctggttcagtaccactatGTCTTGgttcgttcagtgtgacagggtcgag gtctgctggttcagtaccactatGTCTTGgttcgttcagtgtgacagggtcgaggtctgctggttcagtaccactatGTCTTGgttcgttcagtgtgacagggtcgag gtctgctggttcagtaccactatGTCTTGgttcgttcagtgtgacagggtcgag gtctgctggttcagtaccactatGTCTTGgttcgttcagtgtgacagggtcgaggtctgctggttcagtaccactatGTCTTGgttcgttcagtgtgacagggtcgaggcctgctggttcagtaccactatGTCTTGgttcgttcagtgtgacagggtcgaggtctgctggttcagtaccactatGTCTTGgttcgttcagtgtgacagggtcgag gtctgctggttcagtaccactatGTCTTGgttcgttcagtgtgacagggtcgaggtctgctggttcagtaccactatGTCTTGgttcgttcagtgtgacagggtcgaggtctgctggttcagtaccactatGTCTTGgttcgttcagtgtgacagggtcgaggtctgctggttcagtaccactatGTCTTGgttcgttcagtgtgacagggtcgag gtctgctggttcagtaccactatGTCTTGgttcgttcagtgtgacagggtcgaggtctgctggttcagtaccactatGTCTTGgttcgttcagtgtgacagggtcgaggtctgctggttcagtaccactatGTCTTGgttcgttcagtgtgacagggtcgaggtctgctggttcagtaccactatGTCTTGgttcgttcagtgtgacagggtcgaggtctgctggttcagtaccactatGTCTTGgttcgttcagtgtgacagggtcgaggcctgctggttcagtaccactatGTCTTGgttcgttcagtgtgacagggtcgaggcctgctggttcagtaccactatGTGCAGTTGTAGGCTCCGACAAAGTTCTGTCAGTGTCAGATGTTTTGGGCCTTTATCATGTAGTATGGCTTGTGTTAAGAGACGGTGCCGGTGAttga
- the LOC127920807 gene encoding uncharacterized protein LOC127920807 isoform X30, with protein MSWFVQCDRVEACWFSTTMSWFVQCDRVEVCWFSTTMSWFVQCDRVEVCWFSTTMSWFVQCDRVEVCWFSTTMSWFVQCDRVEVCWFSTTMSWFVQCDRVEACWFSTTMSWFVQCDRVEVCWFSTTMSWFVQCDRVEVCWFSTTMSWFVQCDRVEVCWFSTTMSWFVQCDRVEVCWFSTTMSWFVQCDRVEVCWFSTTMSWFVQCDRVEVCWFSTTMSWFVQCDRVEVCWFSTTMSWFVQCDRVEACWFSTTMSWFVQCDRVEACWFSTTMCSCRLRQSSVSVRCFGPLSCSMACVKRRCR; from the exons atGTCTTGgttcgttcagtgtgacagggtcgaggcctgctggttcagtaccactatGTCTTGgttcgttcagtgtgacagggtcgaggtctgctggttcagtaccactatGTCTTGgttcgttcagtgtgacagggtcgag gtctgctggttcagtaccactatGTCTTGgttcgttcagtgtgacagggtcgaggtctgctggttcagtaccactatGTCTTGgttcgttcagtgtgacagggtcgaggtctgctggttcagtaccactatGTCTTGgttcgttcagtgtgacagggtcgaggcctgctggttcagtaccactatGTCTTGgttcgttcagtgtgacagggtcgaggtctgctggttcagtaccactatGTCTTGgttcgttcagtgtgacagggtcgaggtctgctggttcagtaccactatGTCTTGgttcgttcagtgtgacagggtcgag gtctgctggttcagtaccactatGTCTTGgttcgttcagtgtgacagggtcgaggtctgctggttcagtaccactatGTCTTGgttcgttcagtgtgacagggtcgaggtctgctggttcagtaccactatGTCTTGgttcgttcagtgtgacagggtcgaggtctgctggttcagtaccactatGTCTTGgttcgttcagtgtgacagggtcgaggtctgctggttcagtaccactatGTCTTGgttcgttcagtgtgacagggtcgaggcctgctggttcagtaccactatGTCTTGgttcgttcagtgtgacagggtcgaggcctgctggttcagtaccactatGTGCAGTTGTAGGCTCCGACAAAGTTCTGTCAGTGTCAGATGTTTTGGGCCTTTATCATGTAGTATGGCTTGTGTTAAGAGACGGTGCCGGTGA
- the LOC127920807 gene encoding uncharacterized protein LOC127920807 isoform X2, with product MSWFVQCDRVEACWFSTTMSWFVQCDRVEVCWFSTTMSWFVQCDRVEVCWFSTTMSWFVQCDRVEVCWFSTTMSWFVQCDRVEVCWFSTTMSWFVQCDRVEACWFSTTMSWFVQCDRVEVCWFSTTMSWFVQCDRVEVCWFSTTMSWFVQCDRVEVCWFSTTMSWFVQCDRVEVCWFSTTMSWFVQCDRVEVCWFSTTMSWFVQCDRVEACWFSTTMSWFVQCDRVEVCWFSTTMSWFVQCDRVEVCWFSTTMSWFVQCDRVEVCWFSTTMSWFVQCDRVEVCWFSTTMSWFVQCDRVEVCWFSTTMSWFVQCDRVEVCWFSTTMSWFVQCDRVEVCWFSTTMSWFVQCDRVEVCWFSTTMSWFVQCDRVEVCWFSTTMSWFVQCDRVEVCWFSTTMSWFVQCDRVEACWFSTTMSWFVQCDRVEACWFSTTMCSCRLRQSSVSVRCFGPLSCSMACVKRRCR from the exons atGTCTTGgttcgttcagtgtgacagggtcgaggcctgctggttcagtaccactatGTCTTGgttcgttcagtgtgacagggtcgaggtctgctggttcagtaccactatGTCTTGgttcgttcagtgtgacagggtcgag gtctgctggttcagtaccactatGTCTTGgttcgttcagtgtgacagggtcgaggtctgctggttcagtaccactatGTCTTGgttcgttcagtgtgacagggtcgaggtctgctggttcagtaccactatGTCTTGgttcgttcagtgtgacagggtcgaggcctgctggttcagtaccactatGTCTTGgttcgttcagtgtgacagggtcgaggtctgctggttcagtaccactatGTCTTGgttcgttcagtgtgacagggtcgaggtctgctggttcagtaccactatGTCTTGgttcgttcagtgtgacagggtcgag gtctgctggttcagtaccactatGTCTTGgttcgttcagtgtgacagggtcgag gtctgctggttcagtaccactatGTCTTGgttcgttcagtgtgacagggtcgaggtctgctggttcagtaccactatGTCTTGgttcgttcagtgtgacagggtcgaggcctgctggttcagtaccactatGTCTTGgttcgttcagtgtgacagggtcgaggtctgctggttcagtaccactatGTCTTGgttcgttcagtgtgacagggtcgag gtctgctggttcagtaccactatGTCTTGgttcgttcagtgtgacagggtcgaggtctgctggttcagtaccactatGTCTTGgttcgttcagtgtgacagggtcgaggtctgctggttcagtaccactatGTCTTGgttcgttcagtgtgacagggtcgaggtctgctggttcagtaccactatGTCTTGgttcgttcagtgtgacagggtcgag gtctgctggttcagtaccactatGTCTTGgttcgttcagtgtgacagggtcgaggtctgctggttcagtaccactatGTCTTGgttcgttcagtgtgacagggtcgaggtctgctggttcagtaccactatGTCTTGgttcgttcagtgtgacagggtcgaggtctgctggttcagtaccactatGTCTTGgttcgttcagtgtgacagggtcgaggtctgctggttcagtaccactatGTCTTGgttcgttcagtgtgacagggtcgaggcctgctggttcagtaccactatGTCTTGgttcgttcagtgtgacagggtcgaggcctgctggttcagtaccactatGTGCAGTTGTAGGCTCCGACAAAGTTCTGTCAGTGTCAGATGTTTTGGGCCTTTATCATGTAGTATGGCTTGTGTTAAGAGACGGTGCCGGTGA
- the LOC127920807 gene encoding uncharacterized protein LOC127920807 isoform X13, which produces MSWFVQCDRVEACWFSTTMSWFVQCDRVEVCWFSTTMSWFVQCDRVEVCWFSTTMSWFVQCDRVEVCWFSTTMSWFVQCDRVEVCWFSTTMSWFVQCDRVEACWFSTTMSWFVQCDRVEVCWFSTTMSWFVQCDRVEVCWFSTTMSWFVQCDRVEVCWFSTTMSWFVQCDRVEVCWFSTTMSWFVQCDRVEVCWFSTTMSWFVQCDRVEACWFSTTMSWFVQCDRVEVCWFSTTMSWFVQCDRVEVCWFSTTMSWFVQCDRVEVCWFSTTMSWFVQCDRVEVCWFSTTMSWFVQCDRVEVCWFSTTMSWFVQCDRVEVCWFSTTMSWFVQCDRVEACWFSTTMSWFVQCDRVEACWFSTTMCSCRLRQSSVSVRCFGPLSCSMACVKRRCR; this is translated from the exons atGTCTTGgttcgttcagtgtgacagggtcgaggcctgctggttcagtaccactatGTCTTGgttcgttcagtgtgacagggtcgaggtctgctggttcagtaccactatGTCTTGgttcgttcagtgtgacagggtcgag gtctgctggttcagtaccactatGTCTTGgttcgttcagtgtgacagggtcgaggtctgctggttcagtaccactatGTCTTGgttcgttcagtgtgacagggtcgaggtctgctggttcagtaccactatGTCTTGgttcgttcagtgtgacagggtcgaggcctgctggttcagtaccactatGTCTTGgttcgttcagtgtgacagggtcgaggtctgctggttcagtaccactatGTCTTGgttcgttcagtgtgacagggtcgaggtctgctggttcagtaccactatGTCTTGgttcgttcagtgtgacagggtcgag gtctgctggttcagtaccactatGTCTTGgttcgttcagtgtgacagggtcgag gtctgctggttcagtaccactatGTCTTGgttcgttcagtgtgacagggtcgaggtctgctggttcagtaccactatGTCTTGgttcgttcagtgtgacagggtcgaggcctgctggttcagtaccactatGTCTTGgttcgttcagtgtgacagggtcgaggtctgctggttcagtaccactatGTCTTGgttcgttcagtgtgacagggtcgag gtctgctggttcagtaccactatGTCTTGgttcgttcagtgtgacagggtcgaggtctgctggttcagtaccactatGTCTTGgttcgttcagtgtgacagggtcgaggtctgctggttcagtaccactatGTCTTGgttcgttcagtgtgacagggtcgaggtctgctggttcagtaccactatGTCTTGgttcgttcagtgtgacagggtcgaggtctgctggttcagtaccactatGTCTTGgttcgttcagtgtgacagggtcgaggcctgctggttcagtaccactatGTCTTGgttcgttcagtgtgacagggtcgaggcctgctggttcagtaccactatGTGCAGTTGTAGGCTCCGACAAAGTTCTGTCAGTGTCAGATGTTTTGGGCCTTTATCATGTAGTATGGCTTGTGTTAAGAGACGGTGCCGGTGA
- the LOC127920807 gene encoding uncharacterized protein LOC127920807 isoform X15, translating to MSWFVQCDRVEACWFSTTMSWFVQCDRVEVCWFSTTMSWFVQCDRVEVCWFSTTMSWFVQCDRVEVCWFSTTMSWFVQCDRVEVCWFSTTMSWFVQCDRVEACWFSTTMSWFVQCDRVEVCWFSTTMSWFVQCDRVEVCWFSTTMSWFVQCDRVEVCWFSTTMSWFVQCDRVEVCWFSTTMSWFVQCDRVEVCWFSTTMSWFVQCDRVEVCWFSTTMSWFVQCDRVEVCWFSTTMSWFVQCDRVEVCWFSTTMSWFVQCDRVEVCWFSTTMSWFVQCDRVEVCWFSTTMSWFVQCDRVEVCWFSTTMSWFVQCDRVEVCWFSTTMSWFVQCDRVEACWFSTTMSWFVQCDRVEACWFSTTMCSCRLRQSSVSVRCFGPLSCSMACVKRRCR from the exons atGTCTTGgttcgttcagtgtgacagggtcgaggcctgctggttcagtaccactatGTCTTGgttcgttcagtgtgacagggtcgaggtctgctggttcagtaccactatGTCTTGgttcgttcagtgtgacagggtcgag gtctgctggttcagtaccactatGTCTTGgttcgttcagtgtgacagggtcgaggtctgctggttcagtaccactatGTCTTGgttcgttcagtgtgacagggtcgaggtctgctggttcagtaccactatGTCTTGgttcgttcagtgtgacagggtcgaggcctgctggttcagtaccactatGTCTTGgttcgttcagtgtgacagggtcgaggtctgctggttcagtaccactatGTCTTGgttcgttcagtgtgacagggtcgaggtctgctggttcagtaccactatGTCTTGgttcgttcagtgtgacagggtcgag gtctgctggttcagtaccactatGTCTTGgttcgttcagtgtgacagggtcgag gtctgctggttcagtaccactatGTCTTGgttcgttcagtgtgacagggtcgaggtctgctggttcagtaccactatGTCTTGgttcgttcagtgtgacagggtcgaggtctgctggttcagtaccactatGTCTTGgttcgttcagtgtgacagggtcgaggtctgctggttcagtaccactatGTCTTGgttcgttcagtgtgacagggtcgag gtctgctggttcagtaccactatGTCTTGgttcgttcagtgtgacagggtcgaggtctgctggttcagtaccactatGTCTTGgttcgttcagtgtgacagggtcgaggtctgctggttcagtaccactatGTCTTGgttcgttcagtgtgacagggtcgaggtctgctggttcagtaccactatGTCTTGgttcgttcagtgtgacagggtcgaggtctgctggttcagtaccactatGTCTTGgttcgttcagtgtgacagggtcgaggcctgctggttcagtaccactatGTCTTGgttcgttcagtgtgacagggtcgaggcctgctggttcagtaccactatGTGCAGTTGTAGGCTCCGACAAAGTTCTGTCAGTGTCAGATGTTTTGGGCCTTTATCATGTAGTATGGCTTGTGTTAAGAGACGGTGCCGGTGA
- the LOC127920807 gene encoding uncharacterized protein LOC127920807 isoform X26, with protein MSWFVQCDRVEACWFSTTMSWFVQCDRVEVCWFSTTMSWFVQCDRVEVCWFSTTMSWFVQCDRVEVCWFSTTMSWFVQCDRVEVCWFSTTMSWFVQCDRVEACWFSTTMSWFVQCDRVEVCWFSTTMSWFVQCDRVEVCWFSTTMSWFVQCDRVEVCWFSTTMSWFVQCDRVEVCWFSTTMSWFVQCDRVEVCWFSTTMSWFVQCDRVEVCWFSTTMSWFVQCDRVEVCWFSTTMSWFVQCDRVEVCWFSTTMSWFVQCDRVEACWFSTTMSWFVQCDRVEACWFSTTMCSCRLRQSSVSVRCFGPLSCSMACVKRRCR; from the exons atGTCTTGgttcgttcagtgtgacagggtcgaggcctgctggttcagtaccactatGTCTTGgttcgttcagtgtgacagggtcgaggtctgctggttcagtaccactatGTCTTGgttcgttcagtgtgacagggtcgag gtctgctggttcagtaccactatGTCTTGgttcgttcagtgtgacagggtcgaggtctgctggttcagtaccactatGTCTTGgttcgttcagtgtgacagggtcgaggtctgctggttcagtaccactatGTCTTGgttcgttcagtgtgacagggtcgaggcctgctggttcagtaccactatGTCTTGgttcgttcagtgtgacagggtcgaggtctgctggttcagtaccactatGTCTTGgttcgttcagtgtgacagggtcgaggtctgctggttcagtaccactatGTCTTGgttcgttcagtgtgacagggtcgag gtctgctggttcagtaccactatGTCTTGgttcgttcagtgtgacagggtcgag gtctgctggttcagtaccactatGTCTTGgttcgttcagtgtgacagggtcgaggtctgctggttcagtaccactatGTCTTGgttcgttcagtgtgacagggtcgaggtctgctggttcagtaccactatGTCTTGgttcgttcagtgtgacagggtcgaggtctgctggttcagtaccactatGTCTTGgttcgttcagtgtgacagggtcgaggtctgctggttcagtaccactatGTCTTGgttcgttcagtgtgacagggtcgaggcctgctggttcagtaccactatGTCTTGgttcgttcagtgtgacagggtcgaggcctgctggttcagtaccactatGTGCAGTTGTAGGCTCCGACAAAGTTCTGTCAGTGTCAGATGTTTTGGGCCTTTATCATGTAGTATGGCTTGTGTTAAGAGACGGTGCCGGTGA
- the LOC127920807 gene encoding uncharacterized protein LOC127920807 isoform X4 produces MSWFVQCDRVEACWFSTTMSWFVQCDRVEVCWFSTTMSWFVQCDRVEVCWFSTTMSWFVQCDRVEVCWFSTTMSWFVQCDRVEVCWFSTTMSWFVQCDRVEACWFSTTMSWFVQCDRVEVCWFSTTMSWFVQCDRVEVCWFSTTMSWFVQCDRVEVCWFSTTMSWFVQCDRVEVCWFSTTMSWFVQCDRVEACWFSTTMSWFVQCDRVEVCWFSTTMSWFVQCDRVEVCWFSTTMSWFVQCDRVEVCWFSTTMSWFVQCDRVEVCWFSTTMSWFVQCDRVEVCWFSTTMSWFVQCDRVEVCWFSTTMSWFVQCDRVEVCWFSTTMSWFVQCDRVEVCWFSTTMSWFVQCDRVEVCWFSTTMSWFVQCDRVEVCWFSTTMSWFVQCDRVEACWFSTTMSWFVQCDRVEACWFSTTMCSCRLRQSSVSVRCFGPLSCSMACVKRRCR; encoded by the exons atGTCTTGgttcgttcagtgtgacagggtcgaggcctgctggttcagtaccactatGTCTTGgttcgttcagtgtgacagggtcgaggtctgctggttcagtaccactatGTCTTGgttcgttcagtgtgacagggtcgag gtctgctggttcagtaccactatGTCTTGgttcgttcagtgtgacagggtcgaggtctgctggttcagtaccactatGTCTTGgttcgttcagtgtgacagggtcgaggtctgctggttcagtaccactatGTCTTGgttcgttcagtgtgacagggtcgaggcctgctggttcagtaccactatGTCTTGgttcgttcagtgtgacagggtcgaggtctgctggttcagtaccactatGTCTTGgttcgttcagtgtgacagggtcgaggtctgctggttcagtaccactatGTCTTGgttcgttcagtgtgacagggtcgag gtctgctggttcagtaccactatGTCTTGgttcgttcagtgtgacagggtcgaggtctgctggttcagtaccactatGTCTTGgttcgttcagtgtgacagggtcgaggcctgctggttcagtaccactatGTCTTGgttcgttcagtgtgacagggtcgaggtctgctggttcagtaccactatGTCTTGgttcgttcagtgtgacagggtcgag gtctgctggttcagtaccactatGTCTTGgttcgttcagtgtgacagggtcgaggtctgctggttcagtaccactatGTCTTGgttcgttcagtgtgacagggtcgaggtctgctggttcagtaccactatGTCTTGgttcgttcagtgtgacagggtcgaggtctgctggttcagtaccactatGTCTTGgttcgttcagtgtgacagggtcgag gtctgctggttcagtaccactatGTCTTGgttcgttcagtgtgacagggtcgaggtctgctggttcagtaccactatGTCTTGgttcgttcagtgtgacagggtcgaggtctgctggttcagtaccactatGTCTTGgttcgttcagtgtgacagggtcgaggtctgctggttcagtaccactatGTCTTGgttcgttcagtgtgacagggtcgaggtctgctggttcagtaccactatGTCTTGgttcgttcagtgtgacagggtcgaggcctgctggttcagtaccactatGTCTTGgttcgttcagtgtgacagggtcgaggcctgctggttcagtaccactatGTGCAGTTGTAGGCTCCGACAAAGTTCTGTCAGTGTCAGATGTTTTGGGCCTTTATCATGTAGTATGGCTTGTGTTAAGAGACGGTGCCGGTGA
- the LOC127920807 gene encoding uncharacterized protein LOC127920807 isoform X27 — MSWFVQCDRVEACWFSTTMSWFVQCDRVEVCWFSTTMSWFVQCDRVEVCWFSTTMSWFVQCDRVEACWFSTTMSWFVQCDRVEVCWFSTTMSWFVQCDRVEVCWFSTTMSWFVQCDRVEVCWFSTTMSWFVQCDRVEVCWFSTTMSWFVQCDRVEVCWFSTTMSWFVQCDRVEVCWFSTTMSWFVQCDRVEVCWFSTTMSWFVQCDRVEVCWFSTTMSWFVQCDRVEVCWFSTTMSWFVQCDRVEVCWFSTTMSWFVQCDRVEACWFSTTMSWFVQCDRVEACWFSTTMCSCRLRQSSVSVRCFGPLSCSMACVKRRCR, encoded by the exons atGTCTTGgttcgttcagtgtgacagggtcgaggcctgctggttcagtaccactatGTCTTGgttcgttcagtgtgacagggtcgag gtctgctggttcagtaccactatGTCTTGgttcgttcagtgtgacagggtcgaggtctgctggttcagtaccactatGTCTTGgttcgttcagtgtgacagggtcgaggcctgctggttcagtaccactatGTCTTGgttcgttcagtgtgacagggtcgaggtctgctggttcagtaccactatGTCTTGgttcgttcagtgtgacagggtcgag gtctgctggttcagtaccactatGTCTTGgttcgttcagtgtgacagggtcgaggtctgctggttcagtaccactatGTCTTGgttcgttcagtgtgacagggtcgaggtctgctggttcagtaccactatGTCTTGgttcgttcagtgtgacagggtcgaggtctgctggttcagtaccactatGTCTTGgttcgttcagtgtgacagggtcgag gtctgctggttcagtaccactatGTCTTGgttcgttcagtgtgacagggtcgaggtctgctggttcagtaccactatGTCTTGgttcgttcagtgtgacagggtcgaggtctgctggttcagtaccactatGTCTTGgttcgttcagtgtgacagggtcgaggtctgctggttcagtaccactatGTCTTGgttcgttcagtgtgacagggtcgaggtctgctggttcagtaccactatGTCTTGgttcgttcagtgtgacagggtcgaggcctgctggttcagtaccactatGTCTTGgttcgttcagtgtgacagggtcgaggcctgctggttcagtaccactatGTGCAGTTGTAGGCTCCGACAAAGTTCTGTCAGTGTCAGATGTTTTGGGCCTTTATCATGTAGTATGGCTTGTGTTAAGAGACGGTGCCGGTGA